The window CCAAGTTAGATAGGACATCTAACTTGGCTTTGTGTTGTGTTTTATTGATTTTCGTCGGTATAAGTTTTAGTCTTTCCATCTTCATACTCGATTTTTAAATCAAACTTTGTGTACTCATCTACTTCGAATGCCGACGCTACTCTTTGGATTACTTCTTCATCACTCATATCCTTCATGGGCTGCAGTTCTACGAAAATTGGTTGAAGAAGTGCATAGGCAGCATCACCTTTTAAACTAGAGGCGGCATGCATATTAATATATACTGCTTCCTCTGTTTCGACATTGTACTGAGCCACTACAGAATCCGTGTTATCGGATGTATCGATGTGCAGGTCGAAGTTGGTGAATCCATATTCATTTTCGGGATTCTCATCTGTGAATGTCTCATCTACTGTATTATCCTCTTCTGGGTTTACGACAGTACCGTTGGGCACATTTTCTTCTGGTTCGTCATTATTGTTGCCACCGCATGCTCCTAGAATTAGTGCAGAAGTTAATAATGTAGAGCTGAGTATTTTATATTTTGTAGTTTTCATGTTGTTTACTCCTTTCGAGGCGTTAAAACCTTTAGTATATTAATAACCTAAAACATTCTTGATTAAACAAGCGTGTTTGGTTTAGTATATATTTACAATAGTCAGAATCAATAAAAGCTGTTTGTGAAAAGAGGATTAGGTTTAGGGAAGTGTGGGTAAAAGAGTGTTAAGGTTATCATAAATAGGAGGATGATTGAATGGTGAATTATACGGAAATTACGTCTGTGGATCAGTGGAAGGAAGTTTTGAAGCAGTCAAGTGAAAAACCAGTAGTGGTGTTCAAACATAGTACAACCTGTCCAGTAAGTGCTCATGCGTACGGAGAATTCAGTGCGTTTGAAAAACCGATGGATTGTTATTTGGTGAAGGTTATAGAGCACCGTCCTGTATCCAATGAAATATCAATTGACCTTGGAATTCAACATGAATCTCCTCAAGCATTTTTAATAGTGAATGGGAAAGCTAAGTGGAATGCATCGCACTGGAAAATTACAAAAAAGGAGTTAGATAAGGTAACAGCATCTTTATAAAGAATGGGGATTGGAGCGAAGGAATGGAACCTATACAAAAAGTAAGTGATTATTTAGTGAATAATGCAGAGGCGATTATACGGGATATTACGGATACAGCACTGGACAATTTGAGTATTAACTTAACGCAGGAAGAGCTTGAACATGCCATTCAAAAAAATGTACAGTTTTTGGTATTGCTGGCTGAATCCCTACAAGATTCTAAAGAGTCAGCAGAGGAAGTGCTGAAGGAGTGGAGTAAACAGAACGGTGAAGAAGAAGCGAGGGTGTTTCGTCAATTTTCTACTGTTATTAAGCCATATGCAGTTAATAGATTGTTATTTTTACAAAAAATATCTCAAATATCGATCGAGCATGAGTTATCGACAGAGGATGTTGTGAAAGTAAATAATAGATTCTGTTATTTAATGGATATAAGTATGTCAGAAACTATTCAAGCTTATGAAATTTATCGAGATAAATTAATGAAGGATCATCAACGAGAAATAAATGAGTTATCCGCACCGATTGTCCCTATTCAAGACGGTGTAGCAGTTTTACCGTTAATAGGTGCAATTGATTATACTCGTGTGCAGCATTTGTTAAATTATGTAGTCCCTACCATACCAAGTTTAAAGGTTGACCATCTGATTATTGACTTCAGCGGAATTTTAGCAATTGATACGGAAATAGCTCAGCATATATTCACAATTCACAATGTGCTTGGATTATTAGGTATTCATGTTTTATTCTCTGGTATTCGCCCTAATTTATCGATGACAGTGGTAAAAGCAGGAATTGACTTTACTTCTTTTAATACATATGGAAGTGTTAAACAGGCCATTGACAGTTTAAAATCATAGAATTTAGTTAATCCAATCCTCTAGTTGAGGCGTTGGATTTTTTTTGTATTCCTGTTTAATTTTACTACATGGAGGGTAACTAAATTATGTGAACAACATGAATAAAGTTGAATAGAAGGAGGAGAGAGCATGCTAGATCGCTATTATTGGAATGATACATTATCTTATTTACCCGAGTTAATCGTTGCAATACTTGTACTTGTAATTGGATTTATCGTTGCGAAAGTATTGGAAAACGCTACCCACAAGTTATTGAGGAAGTTTCGGGTGAATGAACGATTAGGAAACACGAAGTCCAAATGGACCGTAGAGAAGATTATTAGTAAGGTTGTATTTGTTATTATTTTGATTTTGGCACTAGTTCTATTCTTTAATATTTTGAATTTGAATACGATGGCAACACCATTTGTTTCGATGTATTCGGGATTAACTGGAGCTTTCCTGAACGTATTGAAAGCCGCTTTAATATTATTATTTGCATGGGTTTTAGCTACGGCTGTGAAAAAAGGTATTCAAATAGCTGGTTCGAAGCTCAATTTAAATAAATACTCAGAGAAGGCAGGATTCGACGCAAAACCAGAACACCAAGCTAAGTGGACAGATAATGCAGCGAAAGTTGCTTACTATTTAATATTCCTTTTGTTCATTCCAGCAGTGTTGAATGCATTAGGAATTGACGGATTAAGTGGACCATTTGAAGGAATGCTCGCAAGCTTCTTTAGCTTTATACCGAAGTTAATCTCAGCGGCAATCGTATTTGCGATTGGTTGGTTTGCTGCGAAACTAGTTCGTAATTTACTAGAGAAGTTATTACAATCAGCAGGAGTGGACCGTTTAGCAGATAAATGGAAACTATCTTCTTTTGTTGAGGGTACTAGTTTATCAAAAATTGTAGGAATCATTGCATTTATATTAATCATGATTCCAGTATCGATTACAGCACTAGAAATTTTAGATTTAGAGGGTATTTCAGGACCGGCAATAGCAATGTTAAATGATGTTATGACTATGTTGCCGAAGATTTTCGTAGCAATTGTACTAGTGTTAGTGGGCATTATTGCTGCTAAATGGGTTAAGGATGTTGTTGTCTCTTTGCTAGAAAAATTAGGTGTGAATTCAATATTTGGAAAAATGGGATTCAAATCTGCTAGTGGAGCAGCTCCATCGTTTGCAACTTTAATAGGGACGATTGTTCAAGTTGTTATTATCTTGTTATTCGTAGTGGAAGCACTTCAATTATTAGAGCTAGACTTTATGGTAACGTTGGCGACAGGTATCTTTGCTTACTTGCCATCAGTAATTGCAGCGATTATCATTCTAGCAGTAGGATTCTGGTTAGCTAATTTAGTAGAAAAAGTGGTTGGAAACGTGATGACGCATTCATCAGGTACACCACATTTCCTTCGTTATGTAGCGAAATATGCTATTTTAGCATTTGCATTTTTCATGGCATTAGATCAATTAGGTATTGCTGCTTCTATTATAAATGCGGCATTCATCCTTATCTTGGGTGGGGTAGCATTGGCGTTCGGACTTGCATTTGGACTTGGAGGCCGTGAGCATGCTGCAAAATATTTGACGAAGATGGAAAAAAGCTTAGATGACGCAGAAGTATCAAAAGAAAAATATCAACAGGAAAAAGAGTCAATGAAAGAATCATTTAAAGAGAACTTTCAAGATCCTAAAAAAGCAGAACAAAGCTTAAAAGGAACAAGCCCTCACATGGACGAGGTGAGCCCAATTCAGGAAGCTGATGTAAATGAAGTAAATCCTGCCCATGAGGAAGATTCACTGAGCACGGGCTATAATATCCCATCGACGGATGATCTTCACCCGTTTGAAGACTTACCATCAATGGACGAAAGAAAAGATGAACAATAAAAAAGGCTCCAGCGAGAAATAACCTCGCTGGAGTTTTTTTGAGGGGGAGAGCTCGCTGTAATCGACCGATTATCTATCTTATTCGACCGATTCTCCATGATTTTCAACCGATAAAATGACATATTCATCCGATTCTAAGTAGTTAACGACCGATTTTTAGCTTATTCGACCGATTCTAATTTTTGTCAAACATTCGATCTTTCATCCCATTTATTTAGTTATGATTTCTCTAGTAATTATGTATAATATCATTAAAGTGTAAATATTCTTTTACTTCTGAATATTCTGCGCTCCAAAGTGAAAAAGGGGGAATAGAATGTTAGTATCAGAGAGATTGGCATATTTAGCAAAGGAACAACCAACGAAAATTATTACTTCTTTTAAAGGTAGGGAGACAAGCTACGAAGAATTATTCGAGCAGGCTAAACGACTTGCCGGATATTATCAATCGAAGGGGTATAAGCAAGAAGATATTATAGCAGTATATTTGATAAACTCGGATTACTTTTTGACATGTTATTATGCCTGTCAGCTGGGTGGATTTACTATCCTACCGATTAATACAAAGTTAACTGCAGCAGAAGTTAATTATATATTTACCCATTCAGAGGCAAAGACTTTAATATATGATGCTCGTTTACAATCGATATTAGACGATATTCCAGAAACAATGAACAGTTTCAAAGATATTTTGTATGTAGGAGAAGAAGATACGCTACAAACCGTATTAAATGATGAAAGTTTGTGCTTTAAAGAAGTAAAGGTGGATGAAAATATAACGACAGTTATATTTTATACATCTGGTACGACGGGTAAGTCAAAAGGAGTTATGCTATCAGCAGCAAATGTTCGAGCAACGGCAAAACTTTATGGTGAGGCTCTTGAACTAAATTCAGATGATCGCATGCAAATTGTAGCTCCCCTTTTTCATTGTGCAGCAAGTCATGTATTTAGTATTCCAGTTATTTATGCTGGTGGAACTGTCGTTATTGAAGAAGGATTTTCTCCAGAACAAACGATGCAAACATTGGAACAAGAAAAAATCACCGTATTCTTTGGTGTACCAGCAATGTATAGTATTTTATTGAATAGCTCTAAAATGGAAACGCTCGACTTATCTAATTTAAGATTATTTACTTATGGTGCATCACCTATGCCATTTGAGTTAATCCGTAAAATAAAAGCAATGTTCCCGGAAGTGAAAGTCCAGAATATATATGGCCAAACAGAAAACTCCCCAGCGGCAACAACGTTAAAGGATCATTATGCGCTTGATAAAGTAGGTTCTGTAGGCGAACCGGTTCCAGGAACACAGGTTCAAGTTGTCGATGAGCAGGGAAAACCTCTTCTTCCTGGTCAAGTCGGAGAAATTGTCATAAAGGGTCCGCAGTTAATGAAGGGATATTTGAAAAATGATGAAGCTACGAAACAGGCGATTAGAAATGGTTGGTTATATAGTGGCGACTTGGGACGAATGGATGAGGATGGACTGTTATATATTGTAGATCGAAAAAAAGACATGATAAATCGCGGCGGGGAAAATGTATTCCCAGTAGAAGTGGAAGAAGTTCTTTATGAAATACCACAAGTACTTGAAGCAGCAGTAATTGGTATTCCCCACGAGATATATGGAGAGGTCCCAAAAGCGTATCTTGTACTGAAGGAAGGCAAGGAACTAAAAGAAGAAGATGTTATGACGATATGCTCAAAAAAATTGGCAAAATATAAGCTGCCAGTAGAAGTGGAATTCATCGATAGTTTACCACGCAATGCAAGTGGTAAAGTGCTAAAGACTATACTGCGCAATTAAATTGGATAAATTAGCATTCTATTTTAGTCATTTGAATAGAATGCTTTTTATATTGTCTAAAGCCGAGAAATGGATCAACTTAAATAATATTTATTCGAAAAATTAATTTTGAGTAATTGTGTCAATTTCATTAAAAATTCGAATGTTTATGTGATATCACAATTTTTATTTATTATTTAAAAAGTCGATAATGTTAATTGGAGTGAAAAGCGTCGGCATGAAGAAGAAATCAAAGTTGTTCGACTTTCATGAAATTAATTCAATTCAATTCAATAAGACTAAAAGAATTTCAATTGGTTAGTAATGGAAAAAATCGTAGTTTTGAGTATCTTTATATCGAAGTATTTTTGTTGCTTAATATTGAAAAAATGAGTAAAAAGTAATCAATAAATTTTTATTTGGTATTTTTGCGCTTAAATATTCTATTTTTGTCCAAAATTAAAAACAAAAAAATGTTATATAAATTTAGTAGTTAGTTTACGTGACAAAAGTCTATGAGTTTATAGGGCTACTAAATTTTTTGTGTTTTTGTAGGAATTTTGACTATAAGAATATGTAGTGGTATCTATTATATTAAAGGAAAACTTTACTAACACTTCTACCATATTATGTGATTTATAAATTTTCAAAAAAAATTGTAAATTTATTTAAAAGTAGGTTTATAAACAAGTAGGTAGAGGGTATCGGGTATTAGTTGAACTTTGAATTACTCTATTATATCAATCTAGGAAGTATCTGTGAGGGCTTTTTGAAAGCACAACGCAGTTATTTTATAAATGCCACAAAATTTCAAGATAAGGGAGATGTATGGAATGTCAGGAATTATTCGCGTAACACCAGCTGAGTTAGATGCTATGGCTTCTCGCTACAACCATGAATCAGGGGAGGTTGCTTCTCAAATTGGTCGCCTAGATGGCATGATCGGTGAATTGCAGTCAATGTGGGAAGGTTCTTCTAGTGCTGCCTTCGCTGAGCAATATGAGAGACTTAAACCTCATTTCAATGAAATGCGTGAGTTATTAAGTGAAGTAGGTATTCAATTAAGCCGTGCTGGTCAAGCGTTGCAAGATGCAGACCAACAAGTTGCTAGTCAAATTCGCGGATAATTAATAGTTCCGCATGTCAAAATAGTAGAGCGTCATTCCCACTCAGGAAGGCGCTTTTTCCTTAATTGGGGTGAGAGAATGTATATAGAAATTACAGTAGATCTTTCTAAATACGATGGAAAAGTCTTAGATCTAAGACTTTCTGATTACTATACAATGAAAAAAATGATTGATATCGCCTGGCAGGCCAATTCTATTTCCAAAACTCCACGCGAAGGCCATTGGGTACGCGTAGTGAATAAAGATAAAATATTCCCAGGACATTTGACGTTAGCCCATTGCGGGATAACGACTGGTGACCGAATTGAAATTATTTGAAGGAGCTACAAAGATGGCCAAACGTTCACATACATACTTAAAAAACCGAATAGGTGCAGAAATAAATGAAGAACCGCTTAAAACTACTTTTGTCTTTCAAAAAGAGAGAGTAGGATTCAAGCGAACCGAAGAAATTATTTTTCTAAAGGAAGTTAATCCAAAAATAAAAAAAGACATAGTAATAACCGATGACGAGCTAATTATTCAAGCAGATATCCCAGCGTCCTTTAAGCGTTTTGATGTCATTCAATCAGAGGATGAAAAATCTCGTTGGATGTTTGCTTACCAACTGGTGGAAAAGGTTTATTCGCATCCATATCCTCGCTTAAATTTAATCGTGTCCCCGGAAAACATTGTGTATAGCCGAGGGATGGATCCTATTTTTCTTTATTATGGAGTGTTAGGGAGTTTACCGCCATTTGAAACAAATGATGAGCGCGTCTGGTTAGAAACAAAAGCCGTAGTTGCAGCAGCAATAGACGGCTCTTTCACATTTGAAGAGTATTTAAAGTATTCTGAGATTCTTGAACTAAAAGAAATGGGCGCTACCATTATGTCCATGAAAGAAAGTGACTCTTTACTGGACTTCATAAGTCAGCAAATGGAGCAACTAGAAGTAAAAGAACTAGAAAATGTGAAGCTCCCTCGAAAAAAGTGGAAAGTTACCAAATGGCTATCGATTGGGCTAGCTGTACTTATCATTCCAGCAATTATATTTACAATCATATATTTTGTACATGAAAAGCCAAAAACGAAAAGCTTTATAGATAGTCAAGCATCCTTCCTCGGTCAAAACTACAGCCAAGTAGTAACAACTTTAAGCCCTTATAGCGTTAAGTCCATGCCATATATTGTTCTTTACGAACTTGCGTACTCATCTGTTACCAACGAACGCTTGGATGAAGAGCAAAAAGAAAATGTGCTTTCTAATATTACATTGCAAACCGATGCAGATTATTTAAGATATTGGATTTATCTCGGTCGTGGAGAGGCGGAAAATGCTGTAGATATTGCAAGAGCAATGGAAGATGGCGAATTAATCACCTATGCTTTGTTGAAGTTAAGAGAAGAAGTGAAGGCAGATAGAGATTTAACTGGTGAAGAAATGCAAGAACAGCTAAATGAAATTGATCAAGAAGTAGAGGAATACGAAAAGTTAATGGAAGAAATGGAAGAAAAAGAACGACAAGAACAGGAAGAACAAGAGCAGCAAGAACTAGAAAAAGAACAACAGGAACAGCAAGAACTGGAACAAAAACAAAAAGAACAGCAAGAACTAGAACAAAAACAAAAAGAACAACAAGAGCTAGAAAAGAAGCAAAAGGAACAACAAGAAAAACAGCAGCAAGCAGATCAAACAAATCAAACAGATCAAACAGATCAAACAGATCAAACAGATCAAACAGATCAAACAAAGTAACACCAAACAAAGTAAGAAATTATGGATAGTTAAAATTCTAAAGTAGTTGAAAGAAGGTGTGGCTATTGCAACAACTATGGTTGTTTTACGACGAAAATTATCAGCGGATAACTCTACCAGAAAGTGACTTTACATCTTTAACTATTGGTCCTGCCATAGAACATGATATTACGATACAGACATTTCCTTTTGGGAATGGTCCTTTTACATTAAAAAAGGAGGATAATGTGCTCGTTGTTTATAGTGGAGACAAATCTTTTGGAAGGATCACAGACGATGAGGGTCTTACGATTGAACAAAAAGAAAAAGTGCTTCATTTATATACTTCGTCTACTCCAATAACTTCTAAAACTTACTTTATAGACTTTGACAATGAAGTTTCGTTTGATACCCAATTAGAAATCGCGACATTTCAAAGACTGAAAACAAGTTTTCCAAGAGTAGAGTCTGGACATTTCTCCCTAAATAAAATAAACGATGGATGGATTATAAAGAAAGACTTTGGCTGTCCTTTATATGTAAACGGTAAGTTAGTGGAATCTAACACGGTTCTTGCTGATGGAGATATACTTCAGTGGGCATTCATGGAAATGAAATTACTCCAAAAAGACCTACTAGAGGTAACTGCATCGATTCCTTATGAGACGAAATTATCTATTATAGATGTTCCTGAGTCGGAAATTCTGCAGATGTATCCTGATTATCGTCGTACACCAAGAATGATTTATGACCTTCCAGATGACAAAATTTCATTAACATTTCCGACACAGGAAACAGATGATTCCGGAAGAGGATTATGGCTCATTATAGCTCCACCACTTGTGATGCTCGTTGTTATGGCACTTGTAGCAATTTTTATACCAAGAGGAATTTTCGTAATTATTTCAATTACAATGTTTTTAACAGTACTAGTTACCTCTACTGTTCAGTATTTCCGTGACAAAAAGAAGCATAAGCAGAATGCGGAGAAAAGGCGCCGGGTGTATAAAGCATATTTAGAGAACATGAGAGAGGAGCTTTATGAGCTTGCCGAGAAACAAAAGAAAGTGTTGAACTATCATTTCCCTAGTTTTGAAGAAATGAAACAAATGACCAATGATTTATCCAGTAGAATTTGGGAAAGATCACTTGAGAGCCATGACTTTTTAGAGTTCAGATTAGGAACTGGAAGTGTAAAAGCTAGCTATGATATTAAACTATCCTCTGGTGATTTAGCTAATAGAGAAATAGATGATTTGCTCGAACAAGCACAGCGAATGGAACAGGTTTACAAAGAGATTCCTTCTGCGCCAATTACAACGAAATTATCCGAAGGTATTTTAGGTTTAACTGGCAAAGAATCGGTTATTAAGCGTGAACTTCAGCAAATAATTGGTCAGTTGGCATTTTCTCAAAGTTACCATGATACAAGATTTATATATATTTTCAATCATGAGGAATATGCCGATGTAGAGTGGATGAAATGGCTACCCCATTTTAAGCTGCCGCATATGCATGCTAGAGGTTTGATACATAACGAGGAAACAAGAGATCAATTATTGTCTTCGTTATATGAAATTATTCGCGAGAGAGATATAGATGATCAGAAGGGTAAAACAATATTTGCCCCACATTTAGTTTTCTTCGTTTCGGATTACTCATTGCTTGCAGAGCATGTCATCTTGGAATACTTAGAAAGTAAACATACAAAAGACCTTGGAATATCGGTTATTTTCGCGGAATCTGCTCAAGAACGAATGACTGAGAATGTGCACACACTTATTCGATACGTAAACGAACGCGAAGGGGATATCCTCATTGAGGCAGGCAAGGCGGTAGATATTGCATTCAATTTAGACGAATTTGATGCTACGACCAACGAACGATTTACACGAATGCTTCGAACTTTGAACCATCAAATAGGCATAAAAAACTCTATACCTAACTCGGTTAGTTTTCTAGAGATGTTCGGCGTTAAGGATATTGAGGATGTTCCAATAGCTCGAAATTGGGCATTGAACGAGTCAGCTAAATCACTTGCTGTTCCGATTGGTTTTAAAGGAAAAAATGAACTTGTTGCATTAAATTTGCATGAGAAGGCGCACGGTCCTCATGGTTTATTAGCAGGTACAACGGGTTCGGGTAAAAGTGAATTTTTACAGACGTATATATTATCACTTGCAGTTCATTATCATCCACATGAAGTAGCTTTCTTATTGATAGACTACAAAGGTGGAGGAATGGCACAGCCTTTCAAGCATATCCCGCATTTATTGGGAACAATTACGAATATTGAAGGCAGTAAAAACTTTAGTATGCGGGCACTTGCTTCTATAAATAGTGAGCTTAAACGAAGGCAGCGACTGTTTGATCAGTACATCGTTACGCATATTGATGATTACACGACACTATATAAAGAAGGAAGAGCGAGGGAACCACTTCCTCATTTATTCCTCATTTCCGATGAATTTGCAGAGTTAAAACGAGAAGAACCTGAATTTATCCGAGAGCTTGTGAGTACAGCTCGCATTGGACGAAGTTTAGGAGTTCATCTTATTTTAGCTACTCAAAAGCCCGGAGGAGTTATAGACGAACAAATTTGGAGTAATGCAAGATTCCGAGTTGCATTAAAGGTACAGGATGCATCGGATAGTAAAGAAATCCTGAAAAACGGAGATGCCGCTTCTATCACCGTAACTGGTCGCGGTTATCTGCAAGTTGGAAATAATGAAGTGTATGAGCTATTCCAATCTGCATGGAGCGGGGCCCCTTACAAGGAAGAAGTGCTAGAGGGAGAAGATGACGTGGCAATTGTCACAGATCTCGGCTTGTACCCACTTTCTGGTATAGCAACAAATGTGAAAAAGAAATCTAGAGGAATGACAGAAATGGAAGCAGTGACAGCGAAAATTGCGGAGACAACTGCTGATTTGAATATCAAAAAGGTGGCTAGTCCTTGGTTAGAGCCATTAGGATTCCGTCTTGAAAAGCAATTAGATGTATCTACTAGTCAATCTGGTTTTCCTATAGGAATGATTGACGAACCTGATAAACAAAGCCAGACACCAATTGCTTATAACTGGACCAAGGATGGAAATCTTGGAGTGTTTGGTTCCTCAGGCTATGGAAAATCCTATACATTACTTACTACAATATTGGGACTTGCGGAAAACCTATCTCCAGAAGAAGCGAACTTTTACTTGCTCGATTATGGAAATGGATCACTGCTACCACTTAGACAGCTCCCGCATACCGCGGATTATTTCACGATTGATGAAGAACTGAAAAGAGATAAACTAGTTAAGCTTATAAAAGAAGAGATTGCTAAGCGAAAAATTGCCTTCCAGCAATCAGAGGTTAGTAACATCCATATGTACAATAAGCTATCAACTTCGTCGTTACCTCTTCTGTATATTGTTGTAGATAATTATGATATTGTCCGTGAAGAAATGGAAGAGTTAGAGGCTCAACTAATTCAATTTGGTCGAGATGGTCAATCACTTGGAATT is drawn from Psychrobacillus sp. INOP01 and contains these coding sequences:
- the essC gene encoding type VII secretion protein EssC, whose translation is MQQLWLFYDENYQRITLPESDFTSLTIGPAIEHDITIQTFPFGNGPFTLKKEDNVLVVYSGDKSFGRITDDEGLTIEQKEKVLHLYTSSTPITSKTYFIDFDNEVSFDTQLEIATFQRLKTSFPRVESGHFSLNKINDGWIIKKDFGCPLYVNGKLVESNTVLADGDILQWAFMEMKLLQKDLLEVTASIPYETKLSIIDVPESEILQMYPDYRRTPRMIYDLPDDKISLTFPTQETDDSGRGLWLIIAPPLVMLVVMALVAIFIPRGIFVIISITMFLTVLVTSTVQYFRDKKKHKQNAEKRRRVYKAYLENMREELYELAEKQKKVLNYHFPSFEEMKQMTNDLSSRIWERSLESHDFLEFRLGTGSVKASYDIKLSSGDLANREIDDLLEQAQRMEQVYKEIPSAPITTKLSEGILGLTGKESVIKRELQQIIGQLAFSQSYHDTRFIYIFNHEEYADVEWMKWLPHFKLPHMHARGLIHNEETRDQLLSSLYEIIRERDIDDQKGKTIFAPHLVFFVSDYSLLAEHVILEYLESKHTKDLGISVIFAESAQERMTENVHTLIRYVNEREGDILIEAGKAVDIAFNLDEFDATTNERFTRMLRTLNHQIGIKNSIPNSVSFLEMFGVKDIEDVPIARNWALNESAKSLAVPIGFKGKNELVALNLHEKAHGPHGLLAGTTGSGKSEFLQTYILSLAVHYHPHEVAFLLIDYKGGGMAQPFKHIPHLLGTITNIEGSKNFSMRALASINSELKRRQRLFDQYIVTHIDDYTTLYKEGRAREPLPHLFLISDEFAELKREEPEFIRELVSTARIGRSLGVHLILATQKPGGVIDEQIWSNARFRVALKVQDASDSKEILKNGDAASITVTGRGYLQVGNNEVYELFQSAWSGAPYKEEVLEGEDDVAIVTDLGLYPLSGIATNVKKKSRGMTEMEAVTAKIAETTADLNIKKVASPWLEPLGFRLEKQLDVSTSQSGFPIGMIDEPDKQSQTPIAYNWTKDGNLGVFGSSGYGKSYTLLTTILGLAENLSPEEANFYLLDYGNGSLLPLRQLPHTADYFTIDEELKRDKLVKLIKEEIAKRKIAFQQSEVSNIHMYNKLSTSSLPLLYIVVDNYDIVREEMEELEAQLIQFGRDGQSLGIYLFVAATRVQSVRQSLMNNLKTKIVHYLMDTTESFTVIGRVPFDLEPFPGRAILKKEDAYFAQIYLPASGADDYEVLESIKVKVSNLRKQYLEGNLPKPIPMLPLELTSTNFSFYLDGKKKDGVIPIGLDEDTVLPISIDFKKNRHCLLIGQVQRGKTNTITWMLHTLLEQMTGFISIFDSFDRGLSRFAEYDAIDYLETKENLAEWITRTEQYYAEVERTYLENIQQGKSVEITLSYFVIDGYTRFLQVADISLQDRLAKLMKRYAHLGFNVVMSGNNAEITKGYDAFTNELKLVRQALVYMKKSEQTLFTVAYERKEAELPLGFAHYILNGNATKVKIPLSELERTKVQ